A region of Anolis sagrei isolate rAnoSag1 chromosome 2, rAnoSag1.mat, whole genome shotgun sequence DNA encodes the following proteins:
- the LOC137095983 gene encoding vomeronasal type-2 receptor 26-like: MSAKYARLRAHPFKEAPSTWFVPTGDKKSQQDILLLKFAIHRVNQNPRLLPNITLGYNIYESYFSARITTNVLLDLLYTGQPKLPNYSCGKQDDLLAIFEGTDPQNSIQISTLLSIYKVPQLHPFLRNSLLYNTSVDGMDLDQNGNLVTSHFDIVHLLAFPNQSLATRKIGHIEGQTSQDLMFTIDQEALVWTKWPNQVPPHSRCTESCHRGYAKVIQEGRPSCCYSCMECAPGTVSIQEDADYCTRCPEAHHPNKDRDQCVPKVIIFLSYGEPLGVILVSFSIFLFLISGVVLGIFIKFQETPLVKANNRDLSYILLISLLLSFLSSFLFIGQPKKATCLLQQTSFNVIFSVAVSSVLAKTTTVVMAFLATRPGNTLRNWLGKDLANTIVISCSTVQLFICILWLGLFPPFPDSDMHSQPGMILQQCNEGSVAMFYCALGYMGFLAIICFIVAFLARNLPGTFNETKMITFSMLVFCSVWVTFVPTYLSTKGKYMVVVQIFSMLVSSAALLTCIFLPKCYIIVLRPNLNTKVHVVVKKKSSIPGPKY, translated from the exons ATGTCAGCCAAATATGCCCGACTCAGAGCACATCCTTTCAAAGAGGCTCCCTCGACTTGGTTTGTCCC AACAGGAGACAAGAAGTCACAGCAGGACATCTTGCTCTTGAAGTTTGCCATTCATAGGGTCAACCAAAATCCCAGGCTTTTACCAAACATCACCCTGGGCTACAACATCTATGAGAGTTATTTCAGTGCCAGAATAACCACCAATGTCTTATTAGATTTGCTCTATACCGGGCAGCCAAAGCTTCCAAACTACAGCTGTGGAAAACAGGATGACCTCCTGGCCATCTTTGAAGGAACTGACCCTCAGAACTCCATCCAGATCTCAACCTTGTTGAGTATCTACAAAGTCCCACAG CTCCATCCTTTCCTGAGAAACTCCCTACTTTATAACACTTCAGTGGATGGGATGGACCTGGATCAGAACGGGAACCTGGTGACATCTCACTTTGACATTGTGCACTTGCTGGCATTTCCCAATCAGTCTCTTGCTACCAGGAAAATTGGGCACATAGAGGGGCAGACATCGCAAGATCTAATGTTCACGATAGACCAGGAGGCCCTTGTGTGGACCAAGTGGCCTAACCAG GTTCCACCTCATTCAAGATGTACTGAAAGTTGTCACCGTGGATATGCCAAGGTGATTCAGGAAGGAAGGCCCTCCTGTTGCTACAGCTGTATGGAGTGTGCACCGGGAACAGTCTCCATTCAGGAAG ATGCCGATTATTGCACCAGGTGTCCTGAAGCACATCATCCAAACAAGGATCGGGATCAATGTGTCCCCAAAGTCATAATCTTCCTGTCCTATGGAGAACCTTTGGGAGTCATCttggtttccttttccatttttttgttcTTAATCTCTGGTGTTGTGTTGGGAATCTTCATTAAATTCCAAGAAACTCCACTTGTCAAAGCCAACAATAGAGACCTCTCCTACATTCTCCTCATCTCTCTCCTGCTTTCCTTCTtgtcctccttcctcttcattgGCCAGCCAAAAAAAGCAACTTGCCTTCTCCAACAAACTTCCTTCAATGTTATCTTCTCAGTTGCCGTCTCCTCTGTACTAGCAAAAACAACCACTGTAGTCATGGCTTTTCTGGCCACAAGGCCAGGCAACACGTTGAGGAATTGGTTGGGAAAAGATCTGGCAAACACTATTGTCATTTCTTGTTCCACTGTGCAGCTTTTCATCTGTATCCTCTGGTTGGGACTCTTTCCACCATTCCCAGATTCGGACATGCATTCTCAGCCTGGCATGATCCTACAGCAATGCAATGAAGGCTCCGTGGCCATGTTCTATTGTGCTCTTGGCTACATGGGATTCTTGGCTATCATCTGCTTCATCGTGGCTTTCCTGGCTAGGAACCTGCCTGGGACTTTCAATGAAACCAAGATGATCACCTTCAGTATGCTGGTCTTTTGCAGTGTCTGGGTGACTTTTGTTCCCACCTACCTAAGCACTAAGGGAAAGTACATGGTGGTCGTGCAGATCTTCTCCATGTTGGTATCAAGTGCTGCACTACTGACCTGCATTTTCCTTCCTAAATGCTATATTATTGTACTCCGACCAAATCTGAATACCAaggttcatgttgtggtgaaaaaGAAATCCAGTATTCCTGGTCCCAAGTACTAG